The region GCCTTGTTCTTGCTGTAGGCGTTCATCATGGTGCCCTGCACGCCCACGAAGGGGCTCCACTTGCCGGTAGCGCCGGGAGGAGTCGGGAAGGGCACGATGCCGTAGTCGATTCCGGCCTTCTTGATGTCCCCCATGTCCCATGGCCCGGTCAGGAACATCGCCAGACGGCCGTCAATGAACGCGCTGCGGGCGGCGCCGCCGTCCACGCCTTCAGGCACGAGGTTGTACTTGTAGCGCAGGTCGTTCAGGAACGCACTGGCCTTGTCGGCTCCGGCGTTGGCCAGGCCCACGTCCTTCGGGTTCAGCGTGCCCCCGGTGTTCTTGAACACGTAGCCGCCGTAGGCGCTGATCACGCCGTAGTTCATGTAGGCGTTGCCCAGGTCGGCCAGGAAGCCGAACTTGCCGTTGCCGGTGTTCGCCTGCGCGGTCTTCAGGAACGAAGCCCAGGTGGTGGGGGGGGTCGAAACAAGTTTCTTGTTGTAGACCAGTCCCACGGCTTCTGCGAACATCGGGACCCCGAACAGTTTGCCCTGGTAGGTCATGGCCTGCACAGCCGTGCGGTCCATATCCGTCTTGCTGGTGACGTACTTGTCCATCGGCTCAATGACGCCGGCAGCTGCCAGCTGGCCCAGACGGTCCTGAGGCAGGGTCACCACCAGGTCAGGCCCCTGACCTTTGGGAGCACTCTGGATCAGCTTGTCGGGGATCTGGTCGAAGGGCACGCTGACGACCGTGATCTTGTGGCCGGATTTCTTCTCATAGGCCGCTGCCTGAGACTTGAGCCACGCCAGCTCGGTGGTCCCGAAGTGGGTCCAGACCGTGAGGTTGGCGGCGCTGGCATGGCCCAGCAGGGCGAGAGAAAGAACAGTCAGTGCTTTTTTCATGGAACTCCTTAGGCGCGGATGAACCGCTTCCACAAGTGGGAGAGAAAGACAGAACGCGCAGCCTGCACCTGAGGCGCTGAAACAGCGTGGATTGAAGCAGTGCGGACTCGGTGCCACAGAAATATTAAGGATGCGCGTACAGGAGTATATATAAGCTGCGTCCCGAAGTACAACGCATCCATTACGCGAAGCCGGAAAGGATGCCTTTAAGGTCTGGTGGGGATGGGAACCTCGACCGGCGTTCTCGCAGTGATCCAATGCACCTGAAAGCCTGCACATTCGGGCCTGTCGGGGACAGTTCTCCTGACCGGTCGGTCAGCGGTGAGTGATAGACTGGCTGAATGACCACCCCGCCCGCACCCGGTCCGGACGCGTCAGGCCGCGCTGCCGGACGCACCAAGCTTATTTTGTTCCTGACCATTTTTATTGCCATGCTGGGGCTGAGTGTGCTGTTTCCGATTATCGCGCCGCTGGGGCGTCAGCTGGAGCTGACCGAAACACAGACCGGCTGGTTTGCGACAGCCTACTCACTGATGCAGTTTGTCTTCAGTCCGGTCTGGGGCACCCGCAGCGAGCACAGGGGCCGCAAGCCGATCCTGATCACCGGTCTGGTGGGGTTCTCACTGAGCTTCGGGTTGTTCGGGGTGGTGGCGCAGCTCGGAATAGATGGTGTGCTGGGCGGCTCACTTCTGTTTGGTCTGCTGGTGGCGACCCGCGTGATCGGCGGCATTCTGAGCAGTGCCACGCTGCCCACGGCTCAGGCCATGATGGCGGACCTGAGCAGTGAAAAGGACCGCGCCGCAAGCATGGGCCTGATCGGGGCCGCCTTCGGGCTGGGGGTGGTTTTCGGGCCGGCCCTGGGAGCGCTGCTGAGCACCATCAGCCTGACGGCTCCGGTATTTTTCAGCGCCGCGCTGGGCCTGCTCACCGCCCTGGTGGCGGCCCGCACGCTGCCCGAAACCAGACGTGCCGGCAGTGCACCGGCTCCCAAAGGTGAGCGGCGCGCCCTGCTGACGCGCGGCGCCATTCCCCTGTTCCTGGCAGTCAGCGCGCTGTCCACCCTGGCCAGCGTGGGCCTCGAGCAGACGATTGGCTTTTATGTCCAGGACACCCTGAACCTGACCCCCGCCAAGACGGCGCAGGCGGTAGGGGGCATGCTGGCCCTGTTCGGTCTGGTGGCCGCTCTGGTGCAGGGCGGCGCCATCCGGCCCCTCAGCCGGCGCCTTCCGCCGACCCCGCTGCTGGTGGCCGGACTGCTGGTCATGGCCGCTGGTATGTTTCTGCTGCCGCAGATGCAGAGCTACTGGCCCATCACCCTGGCCCTGGCTGTCGTGGGCGTGGGAAGCGCCATTCTGGGCCCGACCCTGAGTGCGGCGCTGAGCCTCAGCGTGCCTGCTGACCAGCAGGGAACCGTCGCGGGTCTGAACAGCAGCGCCCTGGCACTGGGCCGGATGACAGGTCCACTGATTGCCACCGGGCTGTATCAGACAGTCAGTCACAGCGCCCCTTACATGCTGAGTGGCAGCGTGCTGGTGGCGCTGCTGGTCCTGATGCTGGTGCTGCGTCCCCGGGTGGCACCGGCACAACCCGCTGCCCATCCCTGACGGGCTAACCTTTGGTGGGATTACTCCGCTGGCGCCGGACAGACCCGCCATGCAGGTATGCTGCACCAGTGACCGACACCCGGCCGCGCCGCCCGGCGCCTTACAATCCTGCCCGCGAACTGGCGGTGCGCGTATTGTTGCGCGTGCTGCACGCGGATACCTTTGCCGCTCCTGCACTGGACGCCGCGCTGCACAGTGCCCGTCTGCCGGCCCGTGACTCGGGGCTGGCCACCCATATCGTGTACGGCACTCTGCGCCACCACCTGAGCCTCAGCACAGCCTTGTCTCCGCTGCTGAGTGAAGATACCCACCCTAAGGTCCGGACGCTGCTGCTGGCCGGGGCTTTTGAGAAGCTGTACCTGGGTACCCCCCCGCACGCCGTGGCCAGCGAGTACGTGAATCTGGCCCGGGGCGCCCGGCTGGCCCCGCCGGGGCTCGTCAATGCGGTGTTGCGGCGCATCGCACTGCCACAAGGGGAGGCTGACAGCAGTGAACTGCCCGAGTGGCTGCGTCAGGTCTATCAACAGGCCTACGCTGAGCAGGCTCCGGCCGTGATGGCCGACCTGCTGGAGCCTCAGCCCCTGTGGCTGAGTGTTTCGGAGGCCGGTGCAGCCGCCCTGGAAGCAGAGGGCAGCCGTCTGAAGGGAGAGTTGCAGGGCACCGAACGCGTGGAACTGGCCCGGCCGCTGCGCGAGTCTGAGGCCTACCGTCAGGGTCAGGCCCAACCGATCAACCCGGCCAGCCTCGCCTGTGTGGACGCCCTGGGTGACGTCGAGGGCCTGCGGGTGCTTGATCTGGCAGGCGGCGCCGGCGTGAAGGCCGCCATGCTCGCGGCCCGTGGAGCGCAGGTCACCAGTGTGGAACTGATGGCCCGCAAGCACGACGCGGCCCGCGCCAACCTGAGCCGCCTGGGCCTGAGCGCCGAATTCCTGACCCATGACCTGACCCTGCCTCTGGACGCCCCTGCCGCTCCACGGGTGCTTCTGGACGCTCCATGTACGGGCAGCGGTACCCTGCGCAGCCACCCCGAAATCAAGCTGCGCCTGACCCCGCAGGCCGTTGAGGCCATGGCTGACCTGCAGGCCCGGATGCTGCCCCACGCTGCTGCCCTCGTCGAGCCGGGCGGCACCCTGGTCTACTCGGTGTGCTCGGTGACGCCGCAGGAAGGTCCACAGGTGGTCGCAGAGTTCCTTGCCAACCATCCGGACTTCACGGCGGACGCCGTCCCGGGCCTGGAGGTGCCGCATGTTGCTGCCGGACCCGGAGTGCTGACCCTGCCGCTTGACGGTGTGGACGGCTTCTATATTGCGCGGTTGCAGCGAAAAGCCTGAAGGGTCGGCGAATCCAACGGACAGTAAATGAGGTGACTGGGCATATATCCCAGTCACCTCTTTGCTGCTTTGGCTGTTACAAACCGAGTGCGGCGTCAAGCGCCACTTCGATCATGCCGTTGAAGGTCAGCTGACGCTCCTCGGCGGTGGTGACCTCGTGCGTGACCAGATGGTCGCTGATGGTCAGGATCGTCAGGGCCCGCACGCCGTACTTGGCGGCCAGGGTGTACAGCCCGGCAGCTTCCATCTCGACGGCCAGCACACCGAAGTCGGCCCACCGTTTGAACTCGGTGCGGTCATCGGTGTAGAAGGTATCGCTGCTCATGATGTTCCCGACGTGGGTGGTGAAGCCGCGTTCCTGGGCAATCTGATAGGCGCGCAGCAGAAGCTGGAAGTCCGCGATGGGCGCGAAGGTACGCTCACCGAAACGGATGCGGTTGATGTTGCTGTCAGTGCAGGCCGCCTGCGCCAGGACCAGGTCGCGCACGTGCACGCCCTCCTGGTAGCTGCCGGCAGTGCCCACCCGGATCAGGTTCTTGCAGCCGTAGTCCGTGATCAGTTCATTGACGTAGATCATGCAGCTGGCAATCCCCATGCCGGTGCCCTGCACGCTGACACGCTGGCCCTTGTAGGTGCCGGTGTAGCCGTGCATGCCCCGCACCGTGTTGTGCAGCTGAGCGTCTTCAAGGAAGGTTTCGGCGATGTGCTTGGCGCGCAGGGGATCACCCGGCAGGAGGACGGTTTCGGCAATCTGGCCCTTTTCGGCGTTGAGGTGAATGCTCATCGCCTCTCAGGGTAACAGGCATCAGAGGAATGGCCTGGAAGCCATGCCGGGTTCAGACTGATCTGGCCCCCATTCGGCAGTCAGCCAGCGCGCGTGCGGCATGTCGCTGGACAGAAACTCGCGCTGCACATCCTGCACGTTGTAGGGCACGACCCGGAAGGTGGGAGTCCATCGTGCGCAGGAGCGGTCAAGAATCAGGTATGCGGCGCGCGCCACATTGACCGGCTGGTCTCCCGACTGCTGATAGGGCAATCCTTCGCAAAGACCCCCACTTGCATGGGGCAGAGCAGGTGATGCTTCATACGGAGAGCCAGCGGGCCCCCGTGCTGCCTTAGGAATCACAACTCGCCGTCTGGACGTCTCAGCACATACTGAACCATCGCGACAGGCA is a window of Deinococcus deserti VCD115 DNA encoding:
- a CDS encoding maltose ABC transporter substrate-binding protein, whose amino-acid sequence is MKKALTVLSLALLGHASAANLTVWTHFGTTELAWLKSQAAAYEKKSGHKITVVSVPFDQIPDKLIQSAPKGQGPDLVVTLPQDRLGQLAAAGVIEPMDKYVTSKTDMDRTAVQAMTYQGKLFGVPMFAEAVGLVYNKKLVSTPPTTWASFLKTAQANTGNGKFGFLADLGNAYMNYGVISAYGGYVFKNTGGTLNPKDVGLANAGADKASAFLNDLRYKYNLVPEGVDGGAARSAFIDGRLAMFLTGPWDMGDIKKAGIDYGIVPFPTPPGATGKWSPFVGVQGTMMNAYSKNKAAAGAFARSLSTSDAQISFNKAGGRIPVSLSARTKLKSDPVVAGFGKSISMGTPMPNIPQMGAVWGPWSNAIAQSVQKPGQNYGQILDKAVQEINSNIK
- a CDS encoding MFS transporter, with amino-acid sequence MTTPPAPGPDASGRAAGRTKLILFLTIFIAMLGLSVLFPIIAPLGRQLELTETQTGWFATAYSLMQFVFSPVWGTRSEHRGRKPILITGLVGFSLSFGLFGVVAQLGIDGVLGGSLLFGLLVATRVIGGILSSATLPTAQAMMADLSSEKDRAASMGLIGAAFGLGVVFGPALGALLSTISLTAPVFFSAALGLLTALVAARTLPETRRAGSAPAPKGERRALLTRGAIPLFLAVSALSTLASVGLEQTIGFYVQDTLNLTPAKTAQAVGGMLALFGLVAALVQGGAIRPLSRRLPPTPLLVAGLLVMAAGMFLLPQMQSYWPITLALAVVGVGSAILGPTLSAALSLSVPADQQGTVAGLNSSALALGRMTGPLIATGLYQTVSHSAPYMLSGSVLVALLVLMLVLRPRVAPAQPAAHP
- a CDS encoding RsmB/NOP family class I SAM-dependent RNA methyltransferase, translating into MTDTRPRRPAPYNPARELAVRVLLRVLHADTFAAPALDAALHSARLPARDSGLATHIVYGTLRHHLSLSTALSPLLSEDTHPKVRTLLLAGAFEKLYLGTPPHAVASEYVNLARGARLAPPGLVNAVLRRIALPQGEADSSELPEWLRQVYQQAYAEQAPAVMADLLEPQPLWLSVSEAGAAALEAEGSRLKGELQGTERVELARPLRESEAYRQGQAQPINPASLACVDALGDVEGLRVLDLAGGAGVKAAMLAARGAQVTSVELMARKHDAARANLSRLGLSAEFLTHDLTLPLDAPAAPRVLLDAPCTGSGTLRSHPEIKLRLTPQAVEAMADLQARMLPHAAALVEPGGTLVYSVCSVTPQEGPQVVAEFLANHPDFTADAVPGLEVPHVAAGPGVLTLPLDGVDGFYIARLQRKA
- the deoD gene encoding purine-nucleoside phosphorylase; translation: MSIHLNAEKGQIAETVLLPGDPLRAKHIAETFLEDAQLHNTVRGMHGYTGTYKGQRVSVQGTGMGIASCMIYVNELITDYGCKNLIRVGTAGSYQEGVHVRDLVLAQAACTDSNINRIRFGERTFAPIADFQLLLRAYQIAQERGFTTHVGNIMSSDTFYTDDRTEFKRWADFGVLAVEMEAAGLYTLAAKYGVRALTILTISDHLVTHEVTTAEERQLTFNGMIEVALDAALGL